In a single window of the Sphingosinicella microcystinivorans genome:
- a CDS encoding AMP-binding protein produces the protein MTEASFEWNPPARTNFARDRMQALARERGADRALLWVDAGGRVEDISFAALDARAARAAAVLKDAGVQRGDTVLILLARELEWWELMLGCLRLGAIASPGTVQLMPKDIAYRRAAANAVCVVAGTDVADRVDTALGDDGIAKLHIGGPRAGWGDYSALAAAAAPLEEIADTAFDDPALCYFTSGTTGNPKMTIHGAGYPLAHAITGRTWLDLGPGDLMWNVSDTGWAKAAWSSLFAPWMMGAGIFAYHAPGFDAEAVLGLLGKYPVTTLCAPPTAYRMFVRSDLGTRRFGTLRRCVSAGEPLNPEVIDLWRAATGLSIHDGYGQTETVMLCCNREGAERQGAMGKPAPGIDLAVIGEDGERLPPGEEGDVALRVAEGRPPGLFLGYRDDDERTASVFRGGWYLTGDRAYVDVDGFFWFVGRADDVILSAGYRIGPFEVESALFEHPAVAESAVVASPDPTRGEVVKAFVVLAAGHAPSDALVEALQTHVKSTTAPYKYPRKIEFVASLPKTVSGKIRRKELREQEWSGENRKA, from the coding sequence ATGACGGAAGCATCTTTCGAGTGGAATCCGCCCGCGCGGACCAATTTCGCGCGGGACCGGATGCAGGCGCTTGCCCGCGAACGCGGGGCCGATCGTGCCCTGTTGTGGGTCGATGCGGGCGGCCGCGTCGAGGACATCAGCTTCGCAGCGCTCGATGCGCGCGCGGCGCGCGCGGCGGCCGTGCTGAAGGACGCGGGCGTGCAGCGCGGCGATACCGTGCTGATCCTGCTGGCGCGCGAGCTGGAGTGGTGGGAGCTGATGCTCGGCTGTTTGAGGCTCGGCGCCATCGCCTCGCCGGGCACCGTGCAGCTGATGCCGAAGGACATCGCCTATCGCCGCGCGGCGGCAAACGCGGTGTGCGTGGTCGCGGGGACGGATGTCGCGGACCGCGTGGACACGGCGCTCGGCGATGACGGGATCGCGAAGCTGCACATCGGCGGCCCGCGCGCGGGCTGGGGCGACTATTCGGCGCTCGCCGCGGCGGCCGCGCCGCTGGAGGAGATCGCCGACACGGCGTTCGACGATCCGGCGCTCTGCTATTTCACCAGCGGCACCACCGGCAATCCCAAGATGACGATCCACGGCGCGGGCTATCCGCTGGCGCACGCGATCACCGGGCGCACGTGGCTGGACCTCGGCCCCGGCGACCTGATGTGGAACGTGTCGGACACCGGCTGGGCGAAGGCGGCGTGGTCCAGCCTGTTCGCGCCGTGGATGATGGGGGCGGGCATCTTCGCCTATCACGCGCCGGGCTTCGACGCGGAGGCCGTGCTCGGCCTGCTCGGCAAATATCCGGTGACGACGCTCTGCGCGCCGCCGACCGCCTACCGCATGTTCGTGCGCTCCGACCTCGGCACGCGCCGCTTCGGGACGTTGAGGCGCTGCGTCAGCGCGGGCGAGCCGCTCAACCCCGAGGTGATCGACCTGTGGCGCGCGGCGACCGGGCTTTCGATCCACGACGGCTACGGCCAGACCGAGACGGTGATGCTGTGCTGCAATCGCGAGGGCGCGGAGCGGCAGGGGGCGATGGGGAAGCCCGCACCCGGCATCGACCTTGCCGTGATCGGCGAGGACGGCGAACGCCTGCCGCCGGGCGAGGAAGGCGACGTCGCGCTGCGCGTCGCGGAGGGGCGCCCGCCGGGCCTGTTCCTCGGCTACCGCGACGACGACGAGCGCACGGCGAGCGTGTTCAGGGGCGGCTGGTATCTGACCGGCGACCGCGCCTACGTGGACGTGGACGGGTTCTTCTGGTTCGTCGGGCGCGCCGACGACGTGATCCTGTCGGCGGGATACCGCATCGGTCCGTTCGAGGTGGAAAGCGCGCTGTTCGAGCATCCGGCGGTCGCCGAGAGCGCCGTCGTGGCGAGCCCCGACCCGACGCGCGGCGAGGTTGTGAAGGCGTTCGTGGTGCTCGCCGCCGGGCACGCGCCTTCGGATGCGCTCGTCGAGGCCTTGCAAACCCATGTGAAATCCACGACGGCACCCTATAAGTATCCGCGCAAGATCGAATTTGTCGCATCGCTGCCGAAGACGGTGAGTGGCAAGATTCGTCGCAAGGAATTGAGGGAGCAGGAATGGTCCGGGGAGAATCGCAAGGCTTGA
- a CDS encoding ABC transporter permease → MGFRTPAEAIGKQVRVSIVNPEYGGVVPATIIGVVESSRFRSIRDPLEPITFFYERDSHEVMVVRYKTGADPAAVMRSIEGVWTRLAPDVPFNGQYADDIVRDLYQAEAARATTFAAFALLAVVVGCLGLFGLAAFTAERRTKEIGIRKVLGASTGRIVQLLVWQFSRPVLIANLIAWPVAWWVMRDWLNGFDARIALGPAPFIGAGALAMVIAVGTIAAHSYRVARTNPIHALRYE, encoded by the coding sequence ATGGGCTTCCGCACGCCGGCCGAGGCGATCGGCAAGCAGGTCCGCGTCTCCATCGTCAATCCCGAATACGGCGGTGTCGTGCCCGCGACGATCATCGGCGTCGTGGAGAGCTCGCGCTTCCGCTCGATCCGCGACCCGCTCGAGCCGATCACCTTCTTCTACGAACGCGACAGCCACGAGGTGATGGTCGTCCGCTACAAGACGGGCGCCGACCCCGCGGCGGTGATGCGGAGCATCGAGGGTGTGTGGACGCGCCTTGCGCCCGACGTTCCCTTCAACGGACAATATGCCGACGACATCGTCCGCGATCTCTATCAGGCGGAAGCCGCCCGCGCGACGACCTTCGCCGCCTTCGCGCTGCTCGCCGTCGTCGTCGGCTGTCTCGGCCTGTTCGGCCTCGCCGCCTTCACCGCCGAGCGCCGCACCAAGGAGATCGGCATCCGCAAAGTGCTCGGCGCCAGCACGGGGCGCATCGTGCAGCTCCTCGTCTGGCAGTTCAGCCGCCCGGTGCTGATCGCCAATCTGATCGCGTGGCCGGTCGCGTGGTGGGTGATGCGCGACTGGCTGAACGGCTTCGACGCGCGCATCGCGCTGGGACCGGCGCCGTTCATCGGCGCGGGCGCGCTCGCGATGGTCATCGCCGTCGGCACGATCGCGGCGCACAGCTACCGCGTGGCGCGCACCAATCCCATCCACGCGCTCCGCTACGAGTGA
- a CDS encoding ABC transporter ATP-binding protein, whose product MLSLKGLSRVYRTDMVETTALDLVDLDIFEGEFVAIMGPSGCGKSTLLNVIGMLDSPTSGSYRFGDIEVAGLSEAKLADVRKANLGFIFQSFNLIDELSVEENIELALLYHDIPASVRRARVAAVMDKVGIAHRAKHRPSQLSGGQQQRVAVARALVAEPRLILADEPTGNLDTSHGEEVMRMLQALNADGATIVMVTHSPAHADYAGRVVNMLDGRVLVERRRAA is encoded by the coding sequence ATGCTCAGCCTGAAAGGCCTCAGCCGCGTCTACCGCACCGACATGGTGGAGACGACGGCGCTCGATCTGGTCGATCTCGACATCTTCGAAGGCGAGTTCGTCGCGATCATGGGGCCGTCGGGCTGCGGCAAGTCCACGCTGCTCAACGTCATCGGGATGCTCGACAGCCCGACGAGCGGGTCGTACCGCTTCGGCGACATCGAGGTGGCGGGCCTTTCCGAGGCGAAGCTCGCGGACGTCCGCAAGGCGAACCTCGGCTTCATCTTCCAGAGCTTCAACCTCATCGACGAGCTTTCGGTCGAGGAGAACATCGAGCTTGCGCTCCTCTACCATGACATTCCCGCGTCCGTGCGCCGCGCCAGGGTCGCGGCGGTGATGGACAAGGTCGGCATCGCGCACCGTGCGAAGCACCGGCCGAGCCAGCTTTCGGGCGGCCAGCAGCAGCGCGTCGCCGTCGCGCGCGCGCTCGTCGCCGAGCCGCGCCTGATCCTTGCCGACGAGCCCACCGGCAACCTCGACACCAGCCACGGCGAGGAGGTGATGCGGATGCTGCAGGCGCTGAACGCGGACGGCGCGACCATCGTGATGGTCACGCATTCCCCCGCGCACGCCGATTATGCGGGCCGCGTCGTCAATATGCTCGACGGCCGCGTGCTGGTCGAGCGCCGCCGCGCCGCCTGA
- a CDS encoding efflux RND transporter periplasmic adaptor subunit — MSVVRIKNETEAAGAVSGSGMDRVIERRTLPKPVKYALGGAVALAVIGGLYAVAPDGQSQTVPAERITISTVTDGRFEDTLPVRARVTPLVSVYLDAIEGGRVEKVLVEDGATVEKGQLLAVLSNAELQLSVLARQTEVTQQLNSMRALELQLSQTRFQNDRALLESELALRKAQRQYDREAPLAAKGFVAGKTFKDTSDELDFQKDRHGVVARTRRTDEQLQTKQLAQLREAAASLESSLALARSSLDALNLRAPVSGTLSAFSIQVGQSMARGERLGQIDSAGRNKLAAPVDEFHLPRIRPGQAAAVEWRGKTYTLTVAKIYPTVVNGTFEIDLQFRGDEPPQLQRGQTLQPRLTLGDPSRARLIPNGAFYNDTGGSWVFVVTPDGDKAVKRPVRLGRRNSDFVEVLDGLDPGEKVITSPYTGFADKDRLDLET; from the coding sequence ATGAGCGTCGTCCGCATCAAGAACGAGACCGAGGCCGCCGGCGCCGTCAGCGGCAGCGGCATGGACCGGGTCATCGAAAGGCGGACGCTCCCGAAGCCGGTCAAATATGCCCTCGGCGGCGCCGTCGCGCTCGCCGTCATCGGCGGCCTCTACGCGGTGGCGCCGGACGGGCAGAGCCAGACCGTTCCCGCCGAACGCATCACGATTTCCACTGTCACCGACGGCCGGTTCGAGGACACGCTTCCCGTCCGCGCGCGGGTGACGCCGCTCGTCAGCGTCTATCTCGACGCCATCGAGGGCGGCCGCGTCGAGAAGGTGCTGGTCGAGGACGGCGCCACGGTCGAGAAGGGCCAGCTCCTCGCCGTGCTCTCGAACGCCGAGCTTCAGCTTTCGGTGCTGGCGCGCCAGACCGAGGTGACGCAGCAGCTCAATTCGATGCGCGCGCTGGAACTTCAACTCTCGCAGACGCGCTTCCAGAACGACCGCGCCCTGCTCGAATCCGAGCTGGCGCTCAGGAAGGCGCAGCGCCAGTACGACCGCGAGGCGCCGCTTGCCGCCAAGGGCTTCGTCGCCGGCAAGACGTTCAAGGACACGTCCGACGAGCTGGACTTCCAGAAGGACCGGCACGGCGTCGTCGCGCGCACACGCCGCACCGACGAGCAGCTCCAGACGAAACAGCTGGCGCAGCTCCGGGAAGCCGCCGCCTCGCTCGAATCGAGCCTCGCGCTCGCCCGCTCCAGCCTCGACGCGCTCAACCTCCGCGCGCCCGTGTCGGGCACGCTCTCCGCGTTCTCGATCCAGGTCGGCCAGTCGATGGCGCGCGGCGAGCGGCTCGGGCAGATCGACAGCGCGGGCCGAAACAAGCTCGCCGCGCCGGTCGACGAATTCCACCTGCCGCGCATCCGGCCCGGTCAGGCCGCCGCCGTCGAATGGCGCGGCAAGACCTATACGCTCACCGTCGCCAAGATCTATCCCACGGTGGTCAACGGCACGTTCGAGATCGACCTGCAATTCAGGGGCGACGAGCCGCCGCAATTGCAGCGCGGGCAGACATTGCAGCCGCGCCTGACGCTCGGCGACCCGTCGCGCGCGCGGCTGATCCCGAACGGCGCCTTCTACAACGACACCGGCGGAAGCTGGGTGTTCGTGGTGACGCCGGACGGCGACAAGGCGGTGAAACGCCCGGTCCGCCTCGGCCGCCGCAACAGCGACTTTGTCGAGGTGCTCGACGGGCTCGATCCCGGCGAGAAGGTGATCACCTCCCCCTACACCGGTTTCGCCGACAAGGACCGGCTCGACCTCGAGACATGA
- a CDS encoding sigma-54-dependent transcriptional regulator — MAESKPFDLCVVIDDDTDILLAARLLLRQLFDEVLTAADPAEAFAATAGRAPDVILLDANFARGATNAAEGFEWLGRFLERDPEAVVVMITAHAGVQVAIEAMKRGATDFVTKPWSNERLLATVRTAAALRQSRKAVNTEKHRASAIAAPPGGETPLLGRSRAMRHVFHLIDRAGPTEANVLILGENGTGKELVARELHRRSARRDRVMLSVDLGAISETLIDSELFGHVKGAFTDARSDRIGRLQAADGGTVFLDEVGNLPLHLQPKLLTALEQRRVTPVGANKPVPVDIRVIAATNLSAAQLADEGRFRQDLLFRLNTVEIVLPPLRERRDDIPILIEHYLALYARKYGKPVQPVPQEVMDAVVAYDWPGNVRALRHAVERAVILAGDAPLGIDDFSLRRDAPRPVHVPTAADPAADDMNLERVERRLVEAALRKHRYNISLAASELGLTRASLYRRMEKHGL; from the coding sequence ATGGCGGAGAGCAAACCCTTCGACCTCTGCGTCGTCATCGACGACGACACGGACATATTGCTCGCGGCGCGGCTGCTGCTGCGGCAGCTCTTCGACGAGGTGCTGACCGCGGCCGACCCCGCCGAGGCGTTCGCCGCCACGGCGGGCCGCGCGCCCGACGTGATCCTGCTCGACGCCAATTTCGCGCGCGGCGCGACGAACGCCGCCGAGGGCTTCGAATGGCTGGGGCGCTTCCTGGAGCGCGACCCCGAGGCCGTGGTGGTGATGATCACCGCGCACGCGGGCGTGCAGGTCGCGATCGAGGCGATGAAGCGCGGCGCGACCGATTTCGTGACGAAGCCGTGGTCGAACGAGCGGCTGCTGGCGACGGTCCGCACCGCCGCCGCGCTCCGGCAGTCGCGCAAGGCGGTGAACACGGAAAAGCACCGCGCCAGCGCCATCGCGGCGCCGCCCGGCGGCGAGACGCCGCTGCTCGGCCGCTCGCGCGCGATGCGCCACGTGTTCCACCTGATCGACCGCGCCGGGCCCACGGAGGCCAACGTGCTGATCCTCGGCGAGAACGGCACCGGCAAGGAGCTCGTGGCGCGCGAGCTGCACCGCCGATCGGCGCGGCGCGACCGGGTGATGCTGTCGGTCGATCTCGGCGCGATCTCCGAAACGCTCATCGATTCGGAACTCTTCGGGCACGTGAAGGGCGCCTTCACCGACGCGCGCAGCGACCGCATCGGGCGGCTGCAGGCGGCGGACGGCGGCACGGTGTTCCTCGACGAGGTCGGCAACCTGCCGCTCCATCTGCAGCCGAAGCTGCTCACGGCGCTCGAACAGCGCCGGGTGACGCCCGTCGGCGCCAACAAGCCGGTGCCGGTCGACATCCGCGTGATCGCTGCGACGAACCTCTCCGCCGCGCAGCTCGCCGACGAAGGCCGGTTCCGGCAGGACCTGCTGTTTCGGCTGAACACGGTGGAGATCGTGCTGCCGCCGCTGCGCGAACGCCGCGACGACATCCCCATCCTGATCGAGCACTATCTCGCGCTCTACGCGCGCAAGTACGGCAAGCCCGTGCAGCCGGTGCCGCAGGAGGTGATGGACGCCGTCGTCGCCTACGACTGGCCGGGCAACGTGCGGGCGCTGCGCCATGCCGTGGAGCGCGCCGTGATCCTCGCCGGGGACGCGCCGCTCGGCATCGACGACTTCTCGCTGCGCCGCGATGCGCCGCGCCCCGTGCATGTGCCGACCGCCGCCGATCCGGCTGCCGACGACATGAACCTGGAGCGCGTCGAGCGGCGGCTGGTCGAGGCGGCGCTGCGCAAGCACCGCTACAACATCTCGCTCGCCGCGTCCGAACTCGGCCTCACCCGCGCCTCGCTCTATCGCCGGATGGAAAAGCATGGGCTTTGA
- a CDS encoding sensor histidine kinase gives MGFDQRFTLGLALRLALALLALAGLAWSLLTPGLGAVRIVALLLAAAAGWALWQHVQRTNREIARFIDAVRFGDMQARFSQPGADSGFDALGAALDGGMRTLQTERAKLSEAGRFYEALVDDAPVAMLTVDADGAVTLVNKAARRLFNRHTGVRAADFEPYGHALVGAIESLEPGRALTIILSLDVGPQRAIVRAGTLARTGAATRVIAVQVIQQSLNAIEMAAQSDLIRVLTHEIMNSLTPVTSLARTAAELIAEADTGADPVIVDARQAVETLSRRADGVMHFVETYREITRPPQIARRPVPAAPFAAELAQLFEADGKWDGVALGVEVVPETHVIDADPDLLAQVVINLLRNAAEAAAAHTETPRVALRIAAMRAGRTMISVADNGAGVPVAVRQDIFLPFFTTRKTGTGVGLSFARQVMLAHDGSIEVADAEGGGALFRVIV, from the coding sequence ATGGGCTTTGACCAGCGCTTCACGCTCGGGCTCGCGCTGCGGCTCGCGCTGGCGCTGCTTGCGCTCGCCGGCCTTGCGTGGTCGCTGCTGACGCCGGGGCTCGGCGCCGTCCGGATCGTGGCGCTTCTGCTTGCCGCCGCTGCGGGGTGGGCGCTGTGGCAGCACGTGCAGCGCACCAACAGGGAGATCGCGCGGTTCATCGACGCGGTTCGCTTCGGCGACATGCAGGCGCGCTTCTCGCAGCCCGGCGCGGACAGCGGCTTCGATGCGCTCGGCGCGGCGCTCGACGGCGGTATGCGCACGCTCCAGACTGAGCGGGCGAAGCTGTCGGAGGCCGGGCGCTTCTACGAGGCGCTCGTCGACGATGCGCCGGTGGCGATGCTGACCGTCGACGCTGACGGCGCCGTCACGCTCGTCAACAAGGCGGCGCGGCGGCTGTTCAACCGTCACACGGGGGTGCGCGCGGCGGACTTCGAGCCCTACGGCCACGCGCTCGTCGGCGCGATCGAATCGCTGGAGCCGGGCCGCGCGCTGACGATCATCCTCAGCCTCGACGTCGGGCCGCAGCGCGCCATCGTGCGCGCAGGCACGCTCGCCCGCACAGGCGCGGCGACGCGCGTGATCGCGGTGCAGGTGATCCAGCAGTCGCTGAACGCCATCGAGATGGCGGCGCAGAGCGACCTCATCCGCGTGCTGACGCACGAGATCATGAACTCGCTGACGCCGGTGACATCGCTGGCGCGCACCGCCGCCGAACTGATCGCGGAGGCGGACACGGGCGCCGACCCGGTGATCGTGGATGCGCGGCAGGCGGTGGAAACGCTCTCCCGCCGCGCCGACGGGGTCATGCACTTCGTCGAGACCTACCGCGAGATCACGCGGCCGCCGCAGATCGCGCGCAGGCCCGTGCCGGCGGCGCCGTTCGCCGCCGAACTCGCGCAGCTGTTCGAGGCCGACGGCAAGTGGGACGGCGTTGCGCTCGGCGTCGAGGTCGTGCCGGAAACGCACGTCATCGACGCCGATCCGGACCTGCTCGCGCAGGTCGTCATCAACCTGCTGCGCAATGCCGCGGAGGCCGCGGCGGCGCATACGGAGACGCCGCGCGTCGCGCTCCGTATCGCCGCGATGCGCGCGGGCCGGACGATGATCTCCGTCGCCGACAACGGCGCGGGCGTGCCTGTGGCGGTGCGGCAGGACATCTTCCTGCCGTTCTTCACGACGCGGAAGACCGGCACGGGCGTCGGCCTCAGCTTCGCGCGGCAGGTGATGCTGGCGCACGACGGCTCGATCGAGGTGGCCGACGCCGAGGGCGGCGGCGCACTGTTCCGGGTTATCGTCTAA
- a CDS encoding aminotransferase translates to MNPLYADLPTTIFEKMSALARETGAINLGQGFPDAGWPRDVLEAGARALTDGYNQYPPMPGLPALRQAVADHYRRHQGIDLDWQTEITVTSGATEALAASIMALVSPGDEVLLIQPMYDAYLPMVRQAGGVPKLIRLEPPEWRLTEAALAEAFTPRTRVVLLNNPLNPTATMFSDEELALLARFVVAHDAVVISDEVWEHVVFDGRAHSPIMAQPGMRERTVKIGSGGKIFSLTGWKVGWMCAAPKLSHALARAHQFLTFTTPPNLQAAIAYGLGKDDAYFTAMRADFARSRDRLASGLEAAGWKTLPSAGTYFLSVDLAASGVSLDDVGFCDRLAREGDVVAIPVSAFYAEAPVTSVVRFCFAKTDATVDAALERMAKARKLFG, encoded by the coding sequence ATGAATCCGCTCTACGCCGACCTGCCGACGACGATCTTCGAGAAGATGTCCGCGCTTGCCCGCGAGACGGGCGCGATCAACCTCGGGCAAGGCTTCCCCGACGCGGGCTGGCCGCGCGACGTGCTGGAAGCGGGCGCACGCGCGCTGACGGACGGCTACAACCAGTATCCGCCGATGCCCGGCCTGCCTGCGCTTCGGCAGGCGGTCGCCGATCATTACCGCCGCCATCAGGGCATCGATCTCGACTGGCAGACCGAGATCACCGTCACCTCGGGCGCGACGGAAGCGCTCGCGGCCTCGATCATGGCGCTCGTCAGCCCCGGCGACGAGGTGCTGCTCATACAGCCGATGTACGACGCCTACCTGCCGATGGTTCGCCAAGCGGGCGGCGTGCCGAAGCTGATCCGCCTCGAACCGCCCGAATGGCGGCTGACCGAGGCGGCGCTCGCCGAGGCGTTCACGCCCCGCACGCGCGTCGTCCTGCTCAACAATCCGCTCAATCCCACGGCGACGATGTTCTCCGATGAAGAGCTGGCGCTGCTCGCCCGCTTCGTCGTCGCGCACGACGCGGTCGTGATCAGCGACGAGGTATGGGAGCATGTCGTGTTCGACGGCCGCGCCCATTCGCCGATCATGGCGCAGCCGGGTATGCGCGAGCGGACGGTGAAGATCGGCTCGGGCGGCAAGATCTTCTCGCTCACCGGCTGGAAGGTCGGCTGGATGTGCGCCGCGCCCAAGCTCAGCCACGCGCTCGCCCGCGCGCACCAGTTCCTCACCTTCACGACGCCGCCGAACCTTCAGGCCGCCATCGCCTACGGCCTCGGCAAGGACGATGCGTACTTCACCGCGATGCGCGCCGATTTCGCCCGCTCGCGCGACCGGCTGGCCTCGGGCCTCGAAGCCGCGGGCTGGAAGACGCTGCCGAGCGCGGGCACCTATTTCCTGTCGGTCGATCTCGCCGCCTCGGGCGTTTCGCTCGACGACGTCGGCTTCTGCGACCGCCTCGCGCGCGAAGGCGATGTCGTCGCCATCCCGGTTTCGGCGTTCTACGCGGAGGCGCCCGTCACCTCGGTGGTGCGCTTCTGCTTCGCCAAGACCGACGCCACCGTCGACGCCGCGCTCGAACGCATGGCGAAGGCGCGCAAGCTCTTCGGTTAG
- a CDS encoding methylthioribulose 1-phosphate dehydratase — MVASTFERAADAIVAVGRAFDARGWAPATSGNYSARLDDGSFAVTVSGRHKGRLTRDDVMRVDAGGAPLDGKRPSAETALHLSLYRRFPEVGAVLHSHSPQAVALSRLLGTDWAIRGHELVKAFPGIVTHAAEIVLPVVDNSQDMGEIEAAIAPHIAREAPPPAYLIRGHGLYGWGRDIAEAERVIEAAEWLAACEVAERSMRREA, encoded by the coding sequence ATGGTTGCAAGCACTTTCGAAAGGGCGGCCGACGCCATCGTCGCCGTGGGGCGCGCATTCGACGCGCGCGGCTGGGCGCCCGCGACGAGCGGCAACTATTCGGCGCGGCTCGACGACGGCAGCTTCGCCGTGACGGTTTCCGGGCGGCACAAGGGGCGCCTGACGCGCGACGACGTGATGCGCGTGGATGCGGGAGGGGCGCCGCTCGACGGCAAGCGCCCGAGCGCGGAGACGGCGCTGCACCTGTCGCTCTACCGGCGCTTCCCGGAGGTCGGCGCGGTGCTGCACAGCCATTCGCCGCAGGCGGTGGCGCTGTCGCGGCTGCTCGGCACGGACTGGGCGATCCGGGGGCACGAACTCGTGAAGGCGTTTCCGGGCATCGTCACCCACGCGGCGGAGATCGTGCTCCCGGTCGTGGACAACAGCCAGGACATGGGCGAGATCGAAGCGGCGATCGCGCCGCATATCGCCCGCGAAGCGCCGCCGCCCGCCTACCTTATCCGCGGCCACGGGCTCTACGGCTGGGGCCGCGACATCGCGGAGGCCGAGCGCGTGATCGAGGCGGCGGAATGGCTCGCCGCGTGCGAGGTCGCCGAACGCAGCATGAGGAGGGAAGCATGA
- a CDS encoding 1,2-dihydroxy-3-keto-5-methylthiopentene dioxygenase has product MSHLAVYAEDAPERPLLETADAEEIAAALGGIGVRFERWPTRGAPGGDTLAAYAEEIERLKAIGGYQAVDVVSMTPDHPDRAAFRQKFLAEHRHMEDEVRFFVDGEGLFTLHEGGRVFNMLCTKGDLIAVPAGMRHWFDMGPAPRFTAIRLFINPEGWVAHFTGDDIAARFPRHEPALA; this is encoded by the coding sequence ATGAGCCACCTTGCGGTCTATGCGGAGGACGCGCCGGAGCGTCCGCTTCTGGAAACCGCCGATGCGGAGGAGATCGCAGCGGCACTCGGCGGGATCGGCGTGCGCTTCGAGCGCTGGCCGACGCGGGGCGCACCGGGCGGCGACACGCTCGCGGCCTATGCTGAGGAGATCGAACGGCTGAAGGCGATCGGCGGCTATCAGGCGGTGGACGTGGTGAGCATGACGCCCGACCATCCCGACCGCGCCGCGTTCCGGCAGAAGTTCCTCGCCGAGCATCGCCACATGGAGGACGAGGTGCGCTTCTTCGTGGACGGCGAAGGCCTGTTTACGCTCCACGAGGGTGGGCGCGTGTTCAACATGCTGTGCACGAAGGGCGACCTCATCGCCGTGCCCGCCGGGATGCGGCACTGGTTCGACATGGGGCCGGCCCCGCGCTTCACGGCGATCCGCCTGTTCATCAATCCCGAAGGCTGGGTGGCGCATTTCACCGGCGACGACATCGCCGCCCGCTTCCCGCGCCACGAGCCGGCGCTCGCCTGA
- the mtnC gene encoding acireductone synthase: protein MRAVLTDIEGTTSSIAFVTDTLFPYARARLADWIAAHPEEAAPILKDVPGDALETLTRWIDEDRKETALKTLQGLIWAEGYADGTLKGHVYADAAEALRRWHAAGLRLYVYSSGSVAAQKLIFGHSDAGDLTPLFSGYFDTTTGPKKEADSYRRIAQEIGLPPEDILFLSDSVPEIEAARAAGLRTCLVDRETGNGDATSFAEIRL from the coding sequence ATCCGCGCCGTCCTCACCGACATCGAAGGCACGACGAGCAGCATCGCCTTCGTCACCGACACGCTGTTCCCCTACGCGCGGGCGCGGCTGGCGGACTGGATCGCGGCGCACCCTGAGGAGGCCGCGCCGATCCTGAAGGACGTGCCCGGCGACGCGCTGGAGACGCTGACGCGCTGGATCGACGAGGACCGCAAGGAAACGGCGCTCAAGACGCTTCAAGGGCTGATCTGGGCGGAAGGCTATGCGGACGGCACGCTGAAGGGCCATGTCTATGCCGACGCCGCCGAGGCGCTGCGGCGCTGGCACGCGGCAGGACTGCGCCTCTACGTCTATTCCTCGGGATCGGTGGCGGCGCAGAAGCTGATCTTCGGGCACAGCGACGCGGGCGACCTGACGCCGCTGTTCTCGGGCTACTTCGACACCACGACGGGGCCGAAGAAGGAGGCCGACTCGTACCGGCGCATCGCGCAGGAGATCGGCCTGCCGCCCGAGGACATCCTGTTCCTGTCGGACAGCGTGCCGGAAATCGAGGCCGCGCGCGCGGCGGGCCTCAGGACCTGTCTCGTCGACCGGGAAACCGGGAACGGCGATGCAACCTCGTTCGCGGAGATCCGCCTGTGA